The DNA window AGCCCTAAGCTCAAACTCGTAGAAATAACCTTTTACTTTTGTTTCTTCAGGAGTATCTGCTTTTATTCGTTGCATTGCCGTTTTAGTTTGGAGTCTTGTTACTTTAAAATCCAAAGTGTTTATGTCGATTCCACTTTTGCCAACAGCTGCATATTTATCTATTAAATTTTGCAGAAATACTCTTTTATAATCTGGATGAATAGGAGGTACGTATTGCTCATTATCTTCGCCTTTAACATCAATCCCAAGAACAATTGCAGTAATTGTCCTTATTTTCACATTTACACATCTCCCTATTTCCAAATTTTTGCCTTTTTCAATCTTCACATCCTTTAAAGCCTCTATGCTCTCCACTTCCAAATTAATCCCCGAATTTTTATCGCCTATAAAAGCTTTTTGCTCTTTAAACAAGCCCATCACAAATTTTTCGATTTGCTCTGGTAGCTGAAATGAAATTGTTAAATATGCATTTCGTGCCCAAACTTGCATTCTGTCGGATTTTGGAGTAATTTTCCAAGTATGTTTTGGAAATGATAATTTAGAGAAAGTAAAGAGTTTAAAAGTTTTACCATCTGCTGTTTTATAACCATTTTCATGCAGTATCGTTGCAAATTGCTCATCAGCGTTGCTTAAAACTTTATAAATCCATGCACTAACAGGATATTGATAATTTAAGGGTAATATTTGTCTTTTACCAGACAACTTGAATCTAATCTTTAACCTCATTTTTTTCTTTTAATTTTTTCGTCCTTTTTAAATACTCTACGACTATAGTTTCCAAAGCTACAACTCGAAAATGTCAGTTTCCGTCAATACAGAATTTATTTTTAAAATATTTTGTTTTTTATTTTACTATTTAAGTATTGCTTTAAGTCAATAGGGGAGAGAACTACAATATCGTCCATTAGTCCTAATACAAATCTTCCAACTCCAAGAAAATTACAAACGTAACTGTTAAAGAGGAAGGTATTATTTTCTGTTTCGGATATATCTTTTTCGGATAAGGGATATTCTTCTATTAACAAATTTCTTGCTCGCATATTTAATTTAAGCTGAATGGGTATTTTCTCATGACTACTAATTCTAAAACAATCCATATAACCTATCTTATGTTTTTCGGCATTTTCCCAACTCTTATTTAATATTTCTACTTTTTTGATTCTTGCTGTTTTAAAGAGTTTTGTAGCCTTTTTTTCGGGTTCATAACACCATATCGAAACGAAGTTACTTGTGAATTTAATAGGCTCTAATACTCTGTTGTTTACCATATTACTATTTGCCGATTGATAAGCAACAAGCTTAATTTGTTTTTTATTTTCTATTGCAAAAGTGATATTTGAGATACTTTCTGAATTTTCTTTTTTTATAATGGTTTCTATAACTCTTTTAGAATTATAGAGCGAGTACAATTTGTTTATCAGATTACTTTTTAAAGCATTATTATCGTCTATCGAGTGTATGGCTTTTTGTAGAATATAAGATTCCTCTTCCGAAAATTGCAATAATTCGTGAAGCCCTTTGTATTGTTCGGTATTCCTTTCAATTTTCCAATAGCCGGAACAGTTTTTTTCTACCATTAAACCTGCATTCTTAAAAGTTTCTATATACCTGTAAATGGTTCTGACAGAAATTTCAAG is part of the Bacteroidales bacterium genome and encodes:
- the cas6 gene encoding CRISPR-associated endoribonuclease Cas6; translated protein: MRLKIRFKLSGKRQILPLNYQYPVSAWIYKVLSNADEQFATILHENGYKTADGKTFKLFTFSKLSFPKHTWKITPKSDRMQVWARNAYLTISFQLPEQIEKFVMGLFKEQKAFIGDKNSGINLEVESIEALKDVKIEKGKNLEIGRCVNVKIRTITAIVLGIDVKGEDNEQYVPPIHPDYKRVFLQNLIDKYAAVGKSGIDINTLDFKVTRLQTKTAMQRIKADTPEETKVKGYFYEFELRAPKEMIEVGLNSGFGSMCSLGFGFCEVVGVD
- a CDS encoding WYL domain-containing transcriptional regulator, translating into MNDQAKIERTIKLLLLLSNGLSYRIKEISEKLEISVRTIYRYIETFKNAGLMVEKNCSGYWKIERNTEQYKGLHELLQFSEEESYILQKAIHSIDDNNALKSNLINKLYSLYNSKRVIETIIKKENSESISNITFAIENKKQIKLVAYQSANSNMVNNRVLEPIKFTSNFVSIWCYEPEKKATKLFKTARIKKVEILNKSWENAEKHKIGYMDCFRISSHEKIPIQLKLNMRARNLLIEEYPLSEKDISETENNTFLFNSYVCNFLGVGRFVLGLMDDIVVLSPIDLKQYLNSKIKNKIF